The Toxorhynchites rutilus septentrionalis strain SRP chromosome 3, ASM2978413v1, whole genome shotgun sequence genome includes a region encoding these proteins:
- the LOC129777881 gene encoding mediator of RNA polymerase II transcription subunit 30, which produces MSGQYPSGYQSPSSHRGNFNNPMMQQQLNQIGVPNQMGMMGFGQNNVMQNQQQIQSAGGQPGQELGMNPNMQQQQLAAQQQPNPNQTPGQGQQQPQGPGQGQQQQQPSAQQSPQLGMAAAGQNIGPAAGGAAMMGHTAAGQPGAGPVANPQASSNMQQKEFNLLTLCRIGQETVQDIVSRFQEVFGILRVIQPPNGTNQGLTSSNDKKAKVQEQFRTIRLLFKRLRLLYDKCNDNCQQGMEYTHVESLIPLKGEPERAEPVHTEEYKKALQENRELIEIVMLKNKQLREIIDKIRLTIWEINTMLSMRRC; this is translated from the exons ATGTCCGGTCAGTACCCTAGTGGATATCAGAGTCCCAGTAGCCATCGGGGCAATTTCAATAATCCCATGATGCAACAGCAGCTTAATCAGATTGGCGTTCCCAATCAAATGGGAATGATGG GTTTTGGTCAGAACAACGTTATGCAGAACCAGCAGCAAATACAATCCGCTGGCGGACAACCAGGCCAGGAATTGGGCATGAATCCAAATATGCAACAGCAGCAATTGGCTGCTCAACAGCAACCAAATCCGAATCAAACCCCTGGCCAGGGGCAACAGCAACCGCAAGGTCCGGGTCAGggccaacaacaacagcaaccttCCGCCCAGCAATCTCCCCAGCTTGGTATGGCCGCAGCTGGTCAAAACATTGGACCGGCAGCTGGTGGAGCAGCAATGATGGGGCACACCGCAGCGGGACAGCCTGGAGCTGGTCCAGTAGCGAATCCACAAGCTTCGTCTAATATGCAACAAAAGGAGTTCAACTTGCTAACGCTGTGTCGAATTGGTCAGGAAACCGTCCAAGATATCGTCAGTCGTTTTCAGGAGGTTTTCGGTATCCTCAGGGTTATTCAACCGCCCAACGGTACCAACCAGGGGCTCACCTCGAGCAACGATAAGAAGGCCAAAGTTCAGGAGCAGTTTCGCACCATTCGGTTGCTGTTCAAAAGGTTGCGGCTGTTATACGATAAGTGCAACGACAACTGCCAGCAAGGAATGGAGTATACTCACGTCGAAAGTTTGATTCCACTGAAAGGGGAACCGGAACGGGCCGAACCGGTTCACACAGAGGAGTACAAGAAAGCACTGCAGGAGAATCGTGAGCTCATCGAAATTGTGATGCTGAAGAATAAGCAATTGCGGGAGATTATCGACAAAATTCGGTTGACGATTTGGGAGATTAATACGATGTTAAGTATGCGAAGGTGTTGA
- the LOC129772984 gene encoding uncharacterized protein LOC129772984: protein MATYAYKANPNGHCRLCTDKDKKEDMVACDECDRWFHISCVGLTYLPKKDERWVCPKCMSTEREMMELKVKVRQSVSGDSLQEILQENRAAMEALVKSMRTMRFEAEPGTSSAHNNDSIEGQNQEAEPEWTVYLKRQALMSLPKYGGAAREWPKFKKAFDETTKQGQFNRLENLNRLQTVLYGNAERSVRQLMMDPNNMDQIIDRLEDNFGRPELVYKELLAELTNIKRESRNLITEISEALDNLVCNVSLMDREEFLIDHRLVEEIIRKMPYGLQVKWTEEMYDGAKTLADLNEWLKPHSRTNRLLNGTSRPQPRETSRPQPREINRSQPRDTRPERRFNVNTHQENRSTIIKRNCEACRGNHKLLECTRFKAMKPEKRNELAFKAKVCLSCLAFTNHMMRDCKRAKQCGINGCKFKHHPLIHKSHERESSDSNQSEGQHSPDTQADGEIHNYQQLTKSNVFYQIVPVTLKNNDKIINTFAFLDAGSSLSLIDEEIANKLGLNGRIDPLMLKWTQNVTRNEQNSRRVQVRINGNNEKEYVMKGVRTIKNLQLPEQSFNKEVMEKRYPYLKNLPLSSYSSIRPTILIGLSHSHLLIPFERRMRKPNEPTALRTKLGWFMFGNISSNVQGGHIMVIQQEDEMNKALQKYFSTEDFGVKVVKNLPKSAEEEKAEQILRSTMKYKDGRYEVGLLWKDEETKFPNSYNNAAKRLTTSERTLKKDPELKKWAIETFADYEKKGYIRKLSEEEIMKPISRVYYLPHFIVHNKNKLPPKPRLVFDAAAKIQGVSFNTELLSGPDATTSLFGVLVRFREGAIAVCGDIKEMFHQVRIRAEDQHAQRFLWRDCDSSKKPDVYVMQVMTFGSTCSPSCAQAVKNHNAEKFRKYCPVATEAIIKQHYVDDYLDSFEELDKAAEIVLHVMKIHDHAGFHIRNFVSNSRELLQSLPSERVQISGIKMFEEKDSMTEKVLGVYWNTTSDTLGYQIKLDKLGSDVTQMLRLPTKRVMSVYDPLGLISNITVHGRILMQRLHIENIDWDNEIPEKLQSDWQHWLEIIESADSVTIPRYILEERTGEVELHTFVDASEKAFCACVYVRSISGNTPHVRLLSAKSRVAPVKPLSIPRLELQAAVLGSRLTKTIIDETRLKIVSKTFWSDSQTVLSWIKSPKRRSVFVMHRVGEILEDNRKNEWRWVPTDENPADEGTKEKLGKSQWFEGPDFLKLSESSWPSIEEKETDEELRETVLVHEELSKLSFIDKYKEYSDWWKLVKNLCVLNRTKERLRRGYIPDIEYKDYQRAENVLYRKMQWEAFPTEMETLFNGGTISSRPLVSYAPFLDEAGVMRSGGRLKKAMSVPWTTRTPILLPQKHPYTYLIVKATHERYFHHGENTVIAALRQKYWILHIRTVLANVKKNCNRCKIRRATPVEPMMADLPHFRTEAHIPPFTNCGVDYFGPFEVAVKRSLEKRWGVIFTCLSTRAVHIEMAENLSTDAFMVVLRNFQNRRGKVTSIYSDNGTNFVGAERELKSLVNEINEKMGKNEAAKMEIQWRFNPPSAPHFGGAWERLIRNVKVALAEILKVWGRSKPSAATLQAAFIQAEFLVNSRPLTHIPVSCIDDEVLTPFHALIGRAGEYAPPYAPTTSQYDTAQWRRIQHYSKLFWNRWKKEYLPTLLKRNKNTQKVEPIKVNDIVLITDDDAPPGKWLKGRVIETFVASDGQVRQAKIQTAKGVLKRPAVKIAVLDIIKGNDPAIN, encoded by the coding sequence GGCCGAAATTTAAAAAGGCCTTTGATGAGACCACAAAACAAGGTCAATTTAACAggcttgaaaatttgaatcgcCTGCAAACAGTGCTGTACGGGAACGCAGAGAGGAGCGTCCGACAGTTAATGATGGATCCAAATAATATGGACCAAATAATTGATAGACTAGAAGATAATTTCGGAAGACCCGAACTAGTCTATAAAGAACTACTAGCCGAACTCACCAATATCAAAAGGGAGAGTCGGAATTTGATTACCGAGATATCCGAAGCACTGGATAATCTCGTCTGTAATGTTTCTCTTATGGATAGAGAAGAATTCCTGATTGACCACCGATTGGTGGAAGAGATCATAAGGAAAATGCCCTACGGTCTACAGGTGAAGTGGACTGAAGAAATGTACGACGGGGCAAAGACTTTAGCTGATCTCAATGAGTGGCTGAAGCCTCATTCGAGAACCAATAGACTGCTGAATGGCACCAGCAGGCCGCAGCCGCGAGAAACAAGCAGACCGCAGCCGCGAGAAATTAACAGATCGCAGCCGCGAGACACGAGGCCTGAGCGTCGATTTAACGTAAATACGCATCAGGAAAATAGATCGACAATAATAAAACGCAATTGTGAAGCATGTCGGGGAAACCACAAACTCCTCGAATGCACCAGATTTAAGGCTATGAAGCCTGAAAAGCGAAATGAATTAGCCTTTAAGGCAAAGGTATGCTTGAGCTGTCTCGCATTTACAAACCATATGATGCGAGACTGCAAAAGAGCAAAACAATGTGGAATTAATGGATGTAAGTTCAAACATCATCCATTAATTCATAAATCTCATGAGAGAGAATCAAGTGATTCAAATCAGTCGGAAGGACAGCATAGTCCAGATACACAAGCAGATGGTGAGATACACAATTACCAACAACTAACAAAATCCAACGTATTCTACCAAATAGTTCCTGTGACGttgaaaaataatgacaaaatcaTCAACACGTTCGCTTTCTTGGATGCGGGGTCATCACTCTCTCTAATAGACGAGGAGATTGCGAACAAGTTAGGGCTCAACGGAAGAATTGATCCGTTAATGCTAAAGTGGACGCAGAACGTCACGAGAAACGAACAAAACAGCCGTAGAGTTCAGGTACGAATCAACGGCAACAATGAAAAAGAATACGTCATGAAAGGAGTGAGAACGATAAAGAATCTCCAACTCCCAGAGCAAAGCTTCAACAAGGAGGTGATGGAGAAAAGGTATCCATACCTCAAGAATCTGCCGTTGAGCAGTTACAGCAGTATACGCCCGACGATATTAATTGGACTGAGTCACAGTCACTTGTTAATTCCATTCGAAAGGCGAATGAGAAAACCGAACGAGCCCACAGCGCTACGAACCAAACTTGGATGGTTCATGTTCGGCAACATATCGTCCAATGTGCAAGGCGGACACATCATGGTCATTCAGCAAGaagatgaaatgaacaaggctTTGCAGAAATATTTCTCCACCGAAGACTTCGGCGTTAAGGTAGTCaagaatctaccaaaatcagcTGAAGAAGAAAAGGCTGAACAAATTCTAAGAAGTACTATGAAATACAAGGATGGTAGATACGAAGTTGGACTTCTATGGAAAGATGAGGAAACGAAATTTCCAAATAGCTACAACAATGCAGCAAAGAGGCTGACAACGAGTGAGAGAACGTTAAAAAAAGACCCAGAGTTGAAAAAATGGGCAATAGAAACATTTGCGGATTACGAGAAGAAAGGCTACATCCGCAAACTGTCAGAGGAAGAAATTATGAAGCCGATATCAAGAGTGTATTATCTTCCACACTTTATTGTGCACAACAAAAACAAGTTGCCACCTAAGCCAAGGTTGGTTTTCGATGCGGCGGCAAAGATACAAGGTGTATCATTCAACACGGAACTGTTATCAGGGCCGGATGCTACTACGTCATTGTTCGGTGTTTTAGTAAGATTCCGAGAAGGAGCAATTGCTGTATGTGGAGACATCAAAGAGATGTTCCACCAAGTACGAATCCGAGCTGAAGATCAACACGCTCAGAGATTCTTATGGAGAGATTGTGATAGCAGTAAGAAACCTGATGTATACGTAATGCAGGTGATGACATTCGGATCAACCTGTTCACCGTCATGTGCACAAGCGGTTAAAAACCACAACgcagaaaaattcagaaaatattgTCCAGTGGCGACTGAAGCAATCATCAAGCAACACTACGTCGACGATTATTTGGATAGTTTCGAAGAGCTTGATAAGGCAGCAGAGATAGTACTACATGTTATGAAAATTCACGATCACGCGGGTTTCCACATCAGAAACTTTGTGTCAAACAGCAGAGAACTTCTGCAAAGTTTACCCTCGGAACGTGTACAAATTTCCGGAATCAAAATGttcgaagaaaaggattcaATGACAGAAAAGGTACTTGGTGTATATTGGAACACCACGTCTGACACACTCGGCTATCAAATCAAATTAGACAAGCTAGGAAGTGATGTTACACAAATGCTACGTTTACCAACAAAGAGAGTGATGAGTGTCTACGATCCACTTGGACTCATCTCAAATATAACTGTGCATGGAAGAATCCTCATGCAAAGGCTGCACATAGAAAATATAGATTGGGATAACGAAATTCCCGAGAAGTTGCAGTCAgactggcaacactggttagAAATTATTGAATCTGCTGATAGCGTAACGATACCAAGATACATCCTCGAAGAAAGAACAGGTGAAGTAGAACTACACACCTTTGTAGATGCTTCTGAGAAAGCATTTTGTGCATGTGTGTACGTAAGAAGTATATCTGGAAACACACCACACGTAAGACTTCTATCAGCAAAGTCTAGAGTAGCACCAGTCAAACCATTGAGCATACCACGCCTAGAGCTACAAGCGGCCGTGTTAGGAAGCCGATTAACCAAAACGATAATAGATGAAACGAGGTTGAAAATCGTCAGCAAAACATTTTGGAGTGATTCACAGACCGTATTGTCATGGATCAAGAGTCCAAAACGAAGAAGCGTATTTGTGATGCATCGAGTAGGTGAAATCCTGGAAGATAACAGGAAAAATGAATGGCGATGGGTGCCAACAGATGAAAATCCAGCCGATGAAGGCACAAAGGAAAAGCTAGGAAAATCACAATGGTTTGAGGGACCTGATTTCCTAAAGCTCTCAGAATCGTCATGGCCTTCCattgaagagaaggaaacagacGAAGAGTTGAGAGAAACAGTGCTAGTTCACGAAGAACTAAGCAAACTTAGTTTCATCGATAAGTACAAGGAATACTCAGATTGGTGGAAATTGGTGAAGAACCTTTGTGTATTAAACAGGACAAAGGAAAGATTACGTCGTGGATATATTCCAGACATTGAGTACAAGGACTACCAAAGAGCTGAGAACGTGCTCTATAGAAAGATGCAATGGGAAGCATTTCCAACAGAGATGGAAACTTTATTCAATGGCGGAACAATATCGTCAAGACCATTGGTCAGTTACGCACCCTTCCTAGACGAGGCAGGGGTAATGAGAAGTGGAGGACgtttgaagaaagccatgtcagTACCATGGACTACAAGAACGCCAATATTGCTCCCACAAAAGCATCCATATACATATTTGATCGTGAAAGCAACACACGAAAGATATTTCCACCACGGCGAAAACACCGTCATAGCAGCATTACGGCAGAAGTATTGGATACTGCATATAAGAACAGTATTAGCAAACGTCAAGAAAAATTGCAATAGGTGCAAAATACGACGTGCAACTCCGGTAGAGCCGATGATGGCAGATTTACCACATTTCCGCACAGAAGCGCATATACCTCCATTTACAAACTGCGGAGTAGATTACTTCGGACCTTTCGAAGTAGCGGTAAAGAGATCGCTCGAGAAGAGATGGGGCGTCATATTCACCTGTCTCTCAACAAGAGCAGTACATATTGAGATGGCAGAAAATCTCAGTACTGATGCGTTCATGGTCGTGTTAAGGAACTTCCAGAACCGAAGAGGAAAGGTCACCAGTATCTACAGCGACAACGGAACGAACTTCGTTGGAGCAGAGCGAGAGTTAAAGTCGCTAGTCAATGAAATCAACGAGAAGATGGGCAAAAATGAAGcagcaaaaatggaaatccagtgGAGATTCAACCCACCTTCAGCACCACATTTTGGAGGCGCTTGGGAGAGATTAATAAGAAACGTCAAAGTAGCACTAGCAGAGATCCTGAAAGTTTGGGGTAGGAGCAAGCCATCAGCAGCAACGTTGCAAGCTGCATTCATCCAAGCGGAATTTTTAGTCAACTCTCGACCGTTGACACACATACCAGTCTCCTGCATCGACGATGAAGTGTTGACGCCATTCCACGCGTTAATAGGAAGAGCAGGAGAGTATGCCCCACCGTATGCACCAACGACCAGTCAGTATGACACAGCGCAATGGAGACGCATTCAACATTATTCCAAGTTGTTTTGGAACCGATGGAAGAAGGAGTACTTACCAACTCTGTTAAAGCGTAATAAAAATACGCAGAAAGTAGAACCGATCAAAGTCAACGACATCGTCTTAATCACGGACGACGACGCACCACCAGGAAAATGGCTTAAAGGACGAGTCATCGAAACGTTTGTGGCGAGCGACGGGCAAGTTCGCCAAGCAAAGATCCAAACCGCGAAAGGTGTCCTGAAACGACCGGCAGTTAAAATTGCAGTACTGGACATTATCAAGGGAAATGATCCAGCCATCAACTAA
- the LOC129778820 gene encoding protein asteroid, whose protein sequence is MGVRGLTTYIASNAERFLKPFELHGCDLVIDGDNLCIQLFARSEVRMGAYGGNYDHYFRAVVEFFVLLQKCKVRSFVLLDGGYEKRKLKKVRSRLLSRIHFVKKAKAGCRQLIIPLLIREVFVDALRAARVRFMRCLFEADNEIAILARKLDCPVLSYDSDFYIYNVKYIPYVTLTHKLYRKVIETDDNYEIQLVDNRRKRNRVLAKQGEGVINKGQSKISYCFLDCCLYTIENLIGSEGRLKREMLPLFATLLGNDYIERRVLSSFYASMKVGKVSRKVAPHQRRIVGILKWLQHHSIKSAMKTILNQVREGQRKNLMKQLQGAMYGYNCEDCISYEHFGFGKQQEVQDAEKKFKNFLEEADDVIPIEEDVSLGDDTEDLNNDGKSDHSDEEESESTEGEQSEDQENDIEDVCDETRVGKALNWEPWLLEIYQAARTPRFVVDLYYSNLYINYPQSEDITKPDSNEICYSILLHIFALLKSSKKGGNFKYLTRCEKVAQCRWIKFQDVALPEGIEFNPSKEKNVALFKIVFDDFSNTADIFAVVEKCPANFQLYILSLIFWIRKSQNVTCVHIHSLLICMIQLQIIDKQLATQSRHIDGFRKKHKSYLESMKQRFKRVNITLDEQKPLKKLVNKLSYLFSKPQVMLTYDVLIPHFSIKDREQRKQAVFDHSTTHIFAEFQAVVLNLFTLNALLGHPFEAICMHGLYNGLFIHNVYQTLKSRPDPLEYVKSTVFRYSGAMFELHRVFYCAILKLAPDLETRNRVVKTKSRTEKTDTGDRSKQNEALLDNDCVLVAEDEDESSSSKRDSFDDLNNQFSQLHTLS, encoded by the exons ATGGGCGTTCGCGGTCTGACCACGTACATCGCCTCCAATGCGGAACGGTTCCTCAAGCCATTCGAGCTGCACGGCTGTGATTTGGTGATCGATGGAGACAATTTGTGCATACAGCTGTTTGCTCGTTCCGAGGTGCGAATGGGTGCCTATGGGGGAAACTACGATCATTACTTCCGGGCGGTGGTTGAATTCTTTGTGCTGCTTCAAAAGTGTAAGGTCAGATCGTTCGTCCTGTTGGACGGTGGGTATGAAAAGAGAAAGCTAAAAAAGGTCCGGAGCCGCTTGCTGAGTAGAATACATTTCGTGAAAAAGGCGAAAGCTGGCTGTAGACAGTTGATTATACCGCTCCTCATACGGGAAGTGTTTGTGGATGCGCTGCGAGCTGCAAGAGTTCGTTTTATGAGATGTCTTTTCGAAGCGGATAACGAAATTGCGATATTGGCACGGAAGCTAGATTGTCCAGTTTTGAGTTATGACAGCGACTTCTACATCTATAATGTAAAGTACATACCGTATGTAACGCTAACACATAAATTGTATCGGAAAGTTATCGAAACGGATGATAATTACGAAATTCAACTGGTAGATAACAGGAGGAAAAGAAACCGAGTTTTGGCTAAGCAGGGCGAAGGTGTGATCAACAAAGGTCAGTCCAAAATATCATATTGCTTTTTAGATTGTTGTTTGTACACGATTGAGAACCTGATCGGTTCAGAAGGCCGACTTAAACGTGAGATGCTGCCACTGTTTGCTACTCTGTTGGGCAATGATTATATCGAGAGGCGAGTACTGTCGAGTTTTTATGCCTCTATGAAAGTAGGCAAAGTTTCCAGGAAAGTAGCTCCCCATCAACGGCGTATCGTTGGTATTTTGAAATGGTTGCAACACCATTCCATCAAATCCGCTATGAAGACAATCCTTAATCAGGTGCGAGAAGGCCAGcgcaaaaatttaatgaaacagcTCCAAGGAGCAATGTATGGATACAACTGTGAAGATTGCATCTCTTATGAGCACTTTGGATTTGGCAAGCAGCAGGAAGTACAAGATGCTGAAAAGAAGtttaagaattttttggaagaagCAGACGACGTAATTCCAATTGAGGAGGATGTCTCACTGGGAGATGACACGGAAGATTTGAACAATGACGGGAAATCG GACCACTCGGATGAAGAAGAAAGCGAGTCAACCGAAGGAGAGCAATCGGAAGATCAAGAAAATGATATTGAAGATGTATGTGATGAAACAAGAGTCGGCAAGGCACTCAACTGGGAGCCTTGGCTTTTGGAAATTTATCAAGCAGCAAGAACACCACGTTTCGTGGTTGATCTTTACTACTCCAATCTTTATATCAACTATCCTCAGTCAGAAGACATAACGAAACCGGACAGCAATGAGATATGCTATAGTATATTGCTACATATATTTGCGCTGTTGAAAAGCTCAAAGAAAGGCGGAAATTTTAAGTACCTAACGCGATGTGAAAAAGTAGCACAATGTCGGTGGATAAAATTCCAAGACGTTGCCCTACCCGAAGGGATTGAATTCAATCCGAGCAAAGAGAAAAATGTCGCCTTGTTTAAGATAGTTTTCgacgatttctccaacactgcagACATTTTCGCGGTGGTTGAAAAATGTCCCGCCAATTTTCAGCTGTATATCTTGAGTCTTATCTTCTGGATCCGCAAGAGCCAAAATGTAACATGCGTCCACATCCACTCGTTGCTTATATGTATGATTCAGCTGCAAATAATCGACAAACAACTGGCGACCCAATCCCGTCACATCGATGGTTTCCGGAAAAAACATAAATCGTATTTGGAATCGATGAAGCAGAGATTCAAAAGAGTAAATATTACTTTGGACGAACAGAAACCGCTTAAAAAACTAGTGAACAAGCTTTCTTATTTGTTTTCCAAACCGCAAGTAATGCTCACCTATGATGTGCTCATTCCGCACTTTTCGATAAAGGATCGAGAACAGCGCAAACAAGCAGTTTTCGATCACTCGACGACGCACATTTTCGCCGAATTTCAGGCCGTTGTCCTGAATCTGTTCACACTGAATGCTCTGCTGGGACATCCGTTCGAGGCAATCTGCATGCATGGGCTATACAACGGTCTGTTCATCCACAATGTGTATCAGACGTTGAAGTCACGCCCGGATCCGTTGGAGTATGTCAAATCGACCGTTTTTCGGTACTCGGGAGCGATGTTTGAGCTTCACCGAGTGTTCTATTGTGCCATTTTGAAGCTGGCGCCAGATCTGGAAACGAGAAATCGTGTGGTGAAAACTAAATCCCGAACGGAGAAAACCGATACCGGAGATAGGAGTAAGCAAAATGAAGCCTTGTTGGACAATGATTGCGTTCTGGTAGCGGAAGACGAAGATGAAAGTTCTAGCAGTAAACGGGATTCATTTGATGACTTGAACAATCAATTCAGTCAACTTCATACCCTCAGTTAA